In Triticum aestivum cultivar Chinese Spring chromosome 5B, IWGSC CS RefSeq v2.1, whole genome shotgun sequence, the following proteins share a genomic window:
- the LOC123115944 gene encoding scarecrow-like protein 3 → MNSRPRHCCCFEPDNGVEQCPWLDSLDNLNYSLQGVEPRTWGGIASIMFQQQQPPQRQQQQEDVMSSATSSPASTLYSPTPYAFAGTSVQELSSDQCSVRLISLLYQCASEVAAGEFDRANLCLEHIMQLASLDAPHTLQRLAAVFADALACKLLKLLPGLSRALLSSSSSDDAHLVPAARRHMFDMLPFLKLAYLTTNHAIIEAMEGERFVHVVDLSGPAANPAQWIALFHAFRGRRDGTPNLRITAVHESKEFLAGMSAVLVREAEAFDIPFQFNAVEARLEDMDLDALRHNLRVRSGEALAVSVALQLHRLLAADDTGGRRQGGLTPLQIVARSSPSSFGELLERELNTRLQLSPDASAFSSMSPQSPIGGHFPAGGQQRPKIGSFLSAVKALSPKIMVVTEQEANHNGAAFHERFDEALNYYASLFDCLERAAAAQRGSAAAERARVERSVLGEEIRSIVACEGGERKERHERARQWAGRMEAAGMERVGLSYSGAMEARKLLQRSGWGGYEVRHDAEGHCFFLCWHKKPLYAVTAWRPAGYHHSGGARSR, encoded by the coding sequence ATGAACTCGAGGCCTCGCCATTGTTGTTGCTTCGAACCGGACAACGGGGTCGAACAATGCCCATGGCTTGACTCACTCGATAACCTTAATTACTCTCTGCAGGGAGTGGAACCGCGCACTTGGGGTGGGATAGCATCCATCAtgttccagcagcagcagccgccgcagcgccagcagcagcaggaggacGTGATGTCGTCGGCGACGTCCTCGCCGGCGTCGACGCTGTACTCTCCCACGCCGTACGCTTTCGCGGGGACGTCGGTGCAGGAGCTGAGCTCGGACCAGTGCAGCGTGCGCCTCATCAGCCTGCTGTACCAGTGCGCCTCCGAGGTGGCCGCCGGCGAGTTCGACCGCGCTAACCTCTGCCTGGAGCATATCATGCAGCTCGCGTCGCTGGACGCGCCTCACACGctgcagcgcctcgccgccgtcttTGCGGACGCGCTGGCCTGCAAGCTGCTGAAGCTCCTGCCGGGCCTCTCGCGGGCGCTCCTCTCGTCTTCGAGCTCCGACGACGCCCACCTCGTCCCGGCCGCGCGCCGCCACATGTTCGACATGCTCCCGTTCCTGAAGCTCGCGTACCTGACCACCAACCACGCCATCATCGAGGCCATGGAGGGCGAGCGGTTCGTCCACGTCGTCGACCTCTCCGGCCCTGCTGCCAACCCCGCGCAGTGGATCGCGCTGTTCCACGCATTCCGTGGCCGGCGCGACGGCACGCCGAATCTCCGCATCACCGCCGTCCACGAGAGCAAGGAGTTCCTCGCTGGCATGTCCGCGGTGCTCGTCAGGGAGGCCGAGGCGTTCGACATCCCGTTCCAGTTCAACGCCGTCGAGGCGAGGCTCGAGGACATGGACTTGGACGCGCTCCGGCACAACCTCCGCGTCAGGTCCGGCGAGGCGCTCGCGGTGAGCGTAGCGCTGCAGCTGCACCGCCTCCTCGCGGCCGACGACACCGGAGGCAGGCGGCAGGGCGGCCTCACCCCGCTCCAGATCGTCGCGCGGTCCAGCCCGAGCAGCTTCGGGGAGCTCCTGGAGCGGGAACTGAACACGCGGCTACAGCTGAGCCCCGACGCGTCCGCGTTCTCCTCCATGTCGCCGCAGTCCCCGATAGGCGGCCACTTCCCCGCCGGAGGGCAGCAGAGGCCCAAGATCGGGTCCTTCCTGTCGGCGGTGAAGGCGCTGTCTCCCAAGATCATGGTGGTGACGGAGCAGGAGGCGAACCACAACGGGGCGGCGTTCCACGAGAGGTTCGACGAGGCGCTCAACTACTATGCGTCGCTGTTCGACTGCCTggagcgcgcggcggcggcgcagcggggcagcgcggcggcggagcgggcgcggGTGGAGCGGTCGGTGCTGGGGGAGGAGATCAGGAGCATCGTGGCGTGCGAGGGCGGGGAGCGGAAGGAGCGGCACGAGCGGGCGCGGCAGTGGGCGGGGAGGATGGAGGCGGCGGGGATGGAGCGGGTGGGGCTGAGCTACAGCGGCGCCATGGAGGCGAGGAAGCTGCTGCAGAGGAGCGGGTGGGGCGGGTACGAGGTGAGGCACGACGCCGAGGGGCACTGCTTCTTCCTCTGCTGGCACAAGAAGCCGCTGTACGCCGTCACCGCTTGGAGGCCGGCGGGGTACCACCACTCCGGCGGCGCCAGGTCCAGGTGA